CGCCTACACTTTATCCCTCTCATCGCCCTGCTTCACCATGGCCACATCAGACCTTCTCTGTGATCGATTGATGCTAGCCGATCTTTCGTGATAGATGCTTCCATGATCATCTTGTACAACATTGATATTGCTAGCGCCTACCAACTATTGTTGCACATGTGCGCTTGCTTGCAGCAGTTGATCTATCTGCTTGTCCGCCTGTTGCTACCCGCTCGACGATGTGTTTCCGCTCACATTGAGGTTTCGCATCATGTCCATCCTCGGAAAGGTGCCCAAGGACGCGATTTGCGACGCTATCCGGCAGGAGAACATGTTGAGAGAGAGGTAGACGTGATCTGACCAAGTTGTCTTTGCATGGAGGGTGTCGATACTTTTTGATTTACTTTATTTCTTTACTGCTATGGCATGtattgtttttttatatttactatgataatatagatagatagatggaATACagactttttatttagattttttgctttccaatctatatgaaaattgaacCACTAATCTTCCATATATTATAATCTTTTAATTTTGAAATTATCTaattattaatcgtatttgataggGACTCTTTGGataaatctagaccgttagatatTCATAACCATAAGTGGTCTAgatacttttcttttttccgattaacatggtaattttgtGGATTTAAAAGCGAATGTGGATGCTCCTTTTGCAcatcaaatattaagataataggttTGTATTTtgcatggactctttattttgatgttttttctttccaattcgtatgaaaatcgaactactaattttttattattttattttgaattttagctattgattaattgtatccTACGTGGACTCTTTGTTTAGGTATTTTGCCTCCCAATTTGTATGGAATCAAACTACTAATTTTTCATTGTTTTTTCAAATTTAATCTAGACCATTAATGAGCATAACAATCAATGGtgtatattatttttctttttttattaatgtggtaatttctcCTCCTTGAGAGGGAACGTAGGAGCTTCTTTTGTTGGCCATTTACTAAGACAATAGATAGATAAGATACCTGGGTAACACCTATACGTACTGCACCGTTACCTGCCTGTATGTATCAGCATCACATCCCATCTATAAAGTATTCCCTGGACTTTTGCATGGCATTATCTCTTCCAATTGTACATGGAGCTGCCCTCTAATGTCGAGCATGTTACTCCTCTAGTTTGTAGACCTAAATGCCATGCACAGTGGTGGACTGATCTTGGCCAAGGCAAGCAAGGATTCAGGGAAGATCCAAAGCCCATCGCCGCATATCAAACCAGACGCAACTGCTGGCACCATCAACGCTGCTTTACTTCGGTCCATCATGTGCCAGGTGAAGACTATCAAGCTCCCCACACACATGTCGATGGCAAAGCTCGCGCCAATTAGGAAGGGAACCGACATGGCCATTGGTAGGGGGACCCATCTGCCATACTTTGGTGGGAAGAGGTCCCTGATAAGGTTGGCTGCCAATGCGAATCCAAAGAATACATAGCACAGCTGCAAACAATGCAGGGGCAGAGCGGAGAAGCCCTCTACACCAAGAATTGCCATATTTCGGTAGATTAGAGCATATGGTGCCTTCCAGTACCCATCTGGGTTGCCGATGTCAAAAGCCTTGTAGAAAAGAAAGAATGTCAGCGGTGCAATGACACAGCCCATGGCAGTGCCAATAGCCTGAGCAATAATCATTGATCTAGGTGATGTTAACGTAAGATGTCCAGTCTTGAAATCCTGCATCAGATCAGCGGATATTGACACCAATGATTTCACCAGACCACATCCTACTAGGCCAGCAACCACACCGGAGTCTTTCCCAGCCCAGGCTGCAAGAATGAAGAGGGCAATCTTTCCATAATTGTAGGCCATGTTGATGTCAGTAAGGCCAGCACCATAGGCATTGCAGAAACCCAGGGCAGGGGCCAGTAAGTATGCTATGACAATATAGCTCCATTTCATCTCATGGAACATCAAGGGAATGACAAACACTGCAATGACTGATAGTGCAAGATATCCAGAGTAGGCTAGCCATGTAGGGATACTGTCTCTTGTGAAAATTTCATCACGATGAATGTCATCGAGCACTGGAATTTCTTCCGCTGGAAATAGGATGAACCCCGCATCAGATCATCTACACATCAAATACCATATTTACTTGAGTTCGTCAGACATTTCACCTTTCTTTGCATTCTTCAGTCTTGATCTGTCAAGCAGACTCTTAGTGGTGAAGACAATAATCTTGACAAAATTGTATAGGCCGTCTCCTAGGATAAGCGCTATGCAGATGAAGGCCTACAGAATAAGAGAATGTAAGAAACAAAGGACTGTACTATAAATGTATAATGACAAAAACGAAAATGTGAAACAAACCTTGTAACCTTGCAGGCTTCTCATGCTGCTTTCTGGTATATCTGCTGGATACCAGTCCCCTTTCAAATCACTAATCAGTGGCCACATTACTCCCCATGAGAGAAGTGCACCAAGAAGGAGAGACATATTGACAAGGTGGGAGCAAATCATCCCTGCCCCGACATATGTGAGGCTGAAATCGAAGAAAAATCTGAAATCCAAGAATCAGAAATTCTGAATCATGTGACATTGTCACTAGCCAGGAAACTAATTTGATGGAATAATGAACAAAATGATTGGTGTTACGTTTGTTTCCAAGCTTTTAGTCCAAAAGTGGGAAACTGTGAGAACCCACAACTTTCTCCACCTGAATAAAACCACTGGAAGAAGCTCCAGAAGAAGCTGATTGCAAAGTATTTTGTGAACCCATTCACTTGCTGCCTAACGTGAACAtacaaaaaaatattcaaatcatTGAATTTTTATAGCTCTAATTCTGCAGGTTATGAGTAATGTGAGATAACCACGTACTTTGCCGTTGCATCTCCATGGGTTGTGTGAAATCCATTTATAAGCACAGCTGTTGCCGTTCCACTTGGGTAAGTTAATTTGTAGTCAATTATCATGATCTGAAATAGTACAAAGTCGACAGCAGATTTTATCATCTTACACTGGAATGCCAAACAACTTGTAGAAGTTCTTGAAATCAAAGAGAGACAGGCTCTGAGGCATCAGGTCCGTTTTCAAATGCCTTACAGCACA
This genomic window from Phragmites australis chromosome 7, lpPhrAust1.1, whole genome shotgun sequence contains:
- the LOC133924670 gene encoding probable metal-nicotianamine transporter YSL9, encoding MKQERRRRQRHRPPHPHLELEMARPGDGGGGGAHEEAGGILDGDAEAGARDLGRVPPWREQLTARGMVASLAVGAMYSVIVMKLGLTTGLVPTLNVSAALIAFVVLRGWTQALGRLGVATGPFTRQENTVVQTCAVACYSIAVGGGFGSYLLGLNKRTYEMAGAGTEGNVPGSYKEPGIAWMTGFLLTVSFVGILALIPLRKIMIIDYKLTYPSGTATAVLINGFHTTHGDATAKQQVNGFTKYFAISFFWSFFQWFYSGGESCGFSQFPTFGLKAWKQTFFFDFSLTYVGAGMICSHLVNMSLLLGALLSWGVMWPLISDLKGDWYPADIPESSMRSLQGYKAFICIALILGDGLYNFVKIIVFTTKSLLDRSRLKNAKKAEEIPVLDDIHRDEIFTRDSIPTWLAYSGYLALSVIAVFVIPLMFHEMKWSYIVIAYLLAPALGFCNAYGAGLTDINMAYNYGKIALFILAAWAGKDSGVVAGLVGCGLVKSLVSISADLMQDFKTGHLTLTSPRSMIIAQAIGTAMGCVIAPLTFFLFYKAFDIGNPDGYWKAPYALIYRNMAILGVEGFSALPLHCLQLCYVFFGFALAANLIRDLFPPKYGRWVPLPMAMSVPFLIGASFAIDMCVGSLIVFTWHMMDRSKAALMVPAVASGLICGDGLWIFPESLLALAKISPPLCMAFRSTN